From one Streptomyces spiramyceticus genomic stretch:
- the pspAA gene encoding PspA-associated protein PspAA: protein MIVRIMGEGQVKLADSHFAELNKLDDELLREMENGDGPGFRLTLGALLDAVRRLGEPLPDDALEPSELILPSPDATLEEVRELLSDGGLIPG, encoded by the coding sequence GTGATCGTACGGATCATGGGGGAGGGGCAGGTGAAGCTGGCCGACAGCCACTTCGCCGAACTGAACAAGCTGGACGACGAGCTGCTCCGCGAAATGGAGAACGGCGACGGGCCCGGCTTCAGACTGACGCTCGGTGCGCTCCTCGACGCGGTACGCCGCCTCGGGGAACCGCTGCCGGACGATGCCCTGGAGCCCTCCGAGCTGATCCTGCCGTCTCCGGACGCCACGCTCGAAGAAGTCCGCGAACTGCTCAGCGACGGCGGCCTGATCCCAGGCTGA
- a CDS encoding PspA/IM30 family protein, producing MKRMGMIFRAKANKALDRAEDPRETLDYSYQKQLELLQKVRRGVADVATSRKRLELQLNQLQGQSSKLEDQGRKALALGREDLAREALSRRAALQQQVTDLETQHQTLQGEEEKLTLAAQRLQAKVDAFRTKKETIKATYTAAQAQTRIGEAFSGISEEMGDVGLAIQRAEDKTAQLQARAGAIDELLASGALDDPSGMAKDDIAAELDRISGGTDVELELQRMKAELAGGPSSQQQALEGGQQDAAQQSQTQNKFDKQ from the coding sequence ATGAAGCGTATGGGAATGATCTTCCGCGCGAAGGCAAACAAGGCCCTTGACAGGGCCGAGGATCCGCGCGAGACCCTCGATTACTCGTACCAGAAACAGCTTGAGCTGCTTCAGAAGGTACGCCGCGGTGTCGCCGACGTGGCGACGTCGCGCAAGCGGCTCGAACTGCAGCTGAACCAGCTGCAGGGCCAGTCCTCCAAGCTGGAGGACCAGGGACGCAAGGCGCTCGCGCTCGGCCGGGAGGACCTCGCTCGCGAGGCGCTGTCGCGTCGTGCCGCGCTGCAGCAGCAGGTCACCGACCTGGAGACGCAGCACCAGACGCTCCAGGGCGAGGAGGAGAAGCTGACGCTTGCCGCGCAGCGCCTCCAGGCCAAGGTCGACGCCTTCCGTACGAAGAAGGAGACCATCAAGGCCACGTACACCGCCGCGCAGGCGCAGACCCGCATCGGAGAGGCCTTCTCCGGCATCTCCGAGGAGATGGGCGACGTCGGCCTGGCGATCCAGCGGGCCGAGGACAAGACCGCGCAGCTGCAGGCCCGGGCCGGCGCGATCGACGAGCTGCTGGCCTCCGGCGCCCTGGACGACCCGTCCGGGATGGCGAAGGACGACATCGCCGCCGAGCTGGACCGCATCTCCGGTGGTACAGATGTAGAGCTGGAGCTGCAGCGCATGAAGGCCGAGCTGGCGGGCGGACCCTCGTCGCAGCAGCAGGCCCTCGAAGGCGGCCAGCAGGACGCGGCGCAGCAGTCGCAGACTCAGAACAAGTTCGACAAGCAGTAG
- a CDS encoding DUF3043 domain-containing protein, with translation MFRSRSSKEEKAPTDKVQADLSKQTRDPQAPKGRPTPKRAVAQSQRRNGSAAPSNRKEAMKRQREARRADLARQREALASGDERYLPVRDKGPVRRFVRDFVDSRFCVAEFFLPLAVVILVLSMIRMSNIQNIALLLWLGVIVMIVVDSIGLVIRLKKQLNERFPNEPKRGAVAYGLMRTLQMRRLRLPKPQVKRGERP, from the coding sequence GTGTTCCGTAGCCGTTCCTCCAAGGAAGAGAAGGCCCCCACCGACAAGGTGCAGGCGGACCTCTCCAAGCAGACCCGTGACCCCCAGGCCCCGAAGGGCCGCCCCACACCGAAGCGCGCTGTCGCACAGTCGCAGCGCCGCAACGGTTCGGCGGCGCCTTCGAACCGCAAGGAGGCGATGAAGCGTCAGCGCGAGGCCCGCCGTGCCGACCTGGCCAGGCAGCGGGAGGCGCTGGCGAGCGGCGACGAGCGCTATCTGCCGGTCCGGGACAAGGGTCCCGTCCGTCGGTTCGTGCGCGACTTCGTCGACTCCCGCTTCTGCGTGGCCGAGTTCTTCCTGCCGCTCGCGGTGGTGATCCTCGTCCTCAGCATGATCCGTATGAGCAACATCCAGAACATCGCGCTGCTGCTGTGGCTCGGTGTCATCGTGATGATCGTCGTCGACTCGATCGGCCTGGTCATCCGGCTCAAGAAGCAGCTGAACGAGCGCTTCCCGAACGAGCCGAAGCGCGGCGCCGTGGCCTACGGCCTCATGCGTACGCTCCAGATGCGCCGCCTTCGACTGCCGAAGCCCCAGGTCAAGCGCGGGGAACGGCCCTGA
- a CDS encoding class I SAM-dependent methyltransferase: protein MRDTVRQELVARQLDEQISARFPVGRRLAILDVGTGRGTQSLRLARAGHKVTGLESDPAMLSAAREALAGEPEGIRERVRLIEGDGLATGVHFLPGSFDVVLCHGVLMYVQEPDAMVAGLARMLAPGGLLSLLVRNADALAMRPGLAGDWSAALASFDSDTYTNRLGLPVRADRLAALTATLEGIAAPLHAWYGVRVFTDTIEGDANEAQLPAAELERVLALEDRAGRTDPYRRVAALLHLCGVRG from the coding sequence CTGCGTGACACCGTCCGCCAGGAGCTTGTCGCCCGCCAGCTCGACGAGCAGATATCGGCCCGCTTCCCGGTGGGCCGGCGGCTCGCCATACTCGACGTCGGTACAGGCCGGGGCACACAGTCCCTGCGCCTGGCCCGGGCCGGTCACAAGGTGACCGGCCTGGAGTCCGACCCGGCCATGCTGTCGGCGGCGCGCGAGGCGCTCGCCGGTGAGCCCGAGGGCATCCGCGAGCGGGTTCGCCTGATCGAGGGCGACGGCCTGGCCACCGGGGTGCACTTCCTGCCCGGCAGCTTCGATGTGGTGCTGTGCCACGGCGTGCTGATGTACGTCCAGGAGCCGGACGCGATGGTGGCGGGCCTGGCCCGGATGCTGGCGCCCGGCGGCCTGCTCTCCCTGCTCGTACGGAACGCCGACGCGCTCGCGATGCGGCCGGGGCTCGCCGGGGACTGGTCCGCGGCGCTCGCCTCCTTCGACTCGGACACGTACACCAACCGGCTCGGCCTGCCGGTGCGCGCCGACCGCCTCGCCGCGCTGACGGCGACGCTCGAAGGCATCGCCGCCCCTCTGCACGCCTGGTACGGCGTGCGGGTCTTCACGGACACCATCGAGGGCGACGCGAACGAGGCGCAGCTTCCGGCGGCGGAGCTGGAGCGGGTCCTGGCCCTGGAGGACCGCGCGGGGCGGACGGACCCCTACCGCCGGGTGGCGGCGCTGCTGCATCTGTGCGGCGTACGCGGCTGA